One window of Phycisphaeraceae bacterium genomic DNA carries:
- a CDS encoding NAD+ synthase, giving the protein MKIALAQLNPTVADIAGNTARALEMLNSASDAGADLVVFPELAVSAYPHKDLVFERGFVHACEHAADALAQHAPADLTFAIGSLVVGEHGRAHNAALVYRNGSRIATYAKRLLPTYDVFDEDRFYAHGDEPCIFECAGLRVGVCICEDLWFGRDAGSEHRYAGRQDPVHALCDTQPDGSTGAELIVSLSASPYVIGKHAKHTRILCDHARRHSVHVASVNLVGAHDEIIFDGRSSLVSPDGTTIHQCGAFAEDIVVLDVDGTKVSTHTQMDDLDELAHALPFGIHEYCAKTGHEKVIIGLSGGIDSALVAALAARALGPESVICVAMPGPYSSAHSLTDARTQANALGVQYIEAPIADAFIGIRATLDAPFDLLHQPRIGAVSPDLAEQNIQARARGLVLMTISNRIPRSLVLTTGNKSEIAVGYCTLYGDMCGGLAPISDLVKTRVWDLSRYLNEHHARLGFAYPPIPQQVIDKPPSAELAPDQTDEADLMKYADLDAIVELHIEHALDEQSIATQTGIALSEVQRIVRRIRINEYKRKQMATGLKVTGKAFGYGRRFPIAHRFKLSDNND; this is encoded by the coding sequence ATGAAGATCGCACTTGCGCAGCTCAACCCGACCGTCGCTGACATTGCTGGAAACACTGCACGCGCACTGGAGATGCTGAACAGCGCATCGGATGCGGGCGCGGATCTTGTTGTGTTCCCCGAACTGGCGGTCTCAGCCTATCCGCACAAGGATCTCGTGTTCGAACGCGGATTTGTCCATGCGTGTGAGCACGCAGCAGATGCTCTGGCACAGCATGCACCGGCCGATCTCACCTTCGCGATTGGCAGCCTTGTTGTGGGCGAGCACGGCAGAGCGCACAACGCTGCACTTGTGTACCGCAACGGCTCGCGCATTGCAACCTACGCAAAGCGTTTGCTCCCGACATACGACGTCTTCGATGAGGACAGGTTCTACGCGCACGGCGACGAGCCATGTATCTTTGAGTGTGCCGGTCTTCGCGTTGGCGTGTGCATCTGCGAGGATCTCTGGTTCGGCAGGGACGCAGGCAGCGAGCACCGATACGCGGGAAGACAAGACCCCGTTCATGCGCTTTGCGATACTCAACCGGATGGCTCAACGGGCGCTGAGCTTATCGTCTCACTCTCGGCAAGCCCGTATGTTATTGGCAAGCACGCAAAGCACACGCGGATACTCTGTGATCATGCCAGGCGGCACAGTGTGCACGTCGCATCTGTCAACCTCGTTGGCGCACATGACGAGATCATCTTCGATGGCAGATCATCGCTCGTTTCGCCAGATGGCACAACGATCCACCAGTGCGGCGCGTTTGCAGAAGACATCGTTGTGCTCGATGTTGATGGCACAAAGGTATCAACCCACACGCAGATGGATGACCTCGACGAGCTCGCGCACGCGCTCCCGTTCGGCATCCACGAGTACTGCGCAAAGACGGGGCACGAGAAGGTCATCATCGGACTCTCGGGCGGGATCGACTCTGCGCTGGTAGCGGCACTCGCTGCGAGGGCACTTGGGCCTGAGAGTGTCATCTGCGTCGCGATGCCTGGGCCGTACAGCTCGGCACACAGCCTCACCGATGCACGAACGCAAGCCAATGCACTCGGCGTGCAATACATCGAAGCACCAATTGCAGATGCATTTATCGGCATACGGGCAACACTCGATGCGCCGTTTGATTTACTCCACCAGCCGCGTATTGGCGCTGTCTCACCTGACCTTGCCGAGCAGAACATCCAGGCACGTGCGCGCGGACTGGTACTGATGACAATCTCAAACCGCATCCCAAGGTCGCTCGTCCTCACAACGGGCAACAAGTCAGAGATCGCCGTGGGATACTGCACACTCTACGGCGACATGTGCGGCGGGCTCGCGCCAATCTCCGATCTCGTCAAGACACGCGTGTGGGATCTGTCGCGGTATCTAAATGAGCACCACGCGCGCCTCGGGTTTGCATATCCACCGATTCCGCAGCAGGTCATCGACAAGCCACCGAGCGCCGAGCTTGCGCCGGACCAGACCGACGAAGCGGATCTGATGAAGTACGCCGACCTCGACGCGATTGTCGAGTTGCATATTGAGCACGCGCTCGACGAGCAGTCGATTGCAACACAAACCGGCATTGCTCTTTCAGAAGTTCAGCGCATCGTCAGACGCATCCGTATCAACGAGTACAAACGCAAGCAGATGGCAACCGGATTGAAGGTGACCGGAAAGGCGTTCGGGTACGGCAGGCGCTTCCCTATCGCGCACAGATTCAAACTGTCCGACAACAACGATTAA
- a CDS encoding nuclear transport factor 2 family protein, giving the protein MLRSLFPVFAIGCIATTLLAGCASVSTNINIGERLEIKQVNKVLDDWHKAASRADEKNYFGAIADNGIFMGTDATEHWTKADFLAYAKPFFDQGRGWTFVPHDRTVQLSANGKVAWFDELLDSESYGLCRGSGVIELFGSDPATPMITQYHLTVPVPNDLIGDVVDQIREYEQNKAGS; this is encoded by the coding sequence ATGCTTCGATCTCTCTTTCCAGTCTTTGCCATCGGTTGTATTGCAACAACGCTCCTTGCCGGATGTGCAAGTGTCAGCACAAACATCAACATAGGCGAACGCCTTGAGATCAAGCAGGTCAACAAAGTGCTTGATGACTGGCATAAAGCAGCCTCGCGGGCAGACGAGAAGAACTACTTCGGCGCGATTGCTGACAATGGCATTTTCATGGGCACCGACGCGACCGAACACTGGACCAAAGCTGACTTTCTCGCGTACGCCAAACCGTTCTTTGATCAGGGGCGTGGTTGGACATTTGTGCCGCATGATCGGACCGTGCAGTTGAGCGCCAACGGCAAGGTCGCATGGTTTGATGAGCTGCTCGATTCGGAGAGCTATGGACTGTGCAGAGGCTCTGGTGTCATCGAACTGTTTGGCAGCGATCCTGCAACACCCATGATCACCCAGTACCATCTCACTGTGCCCGTGCCGAATGATCTCATCGGTGATGTTGTCGATCAGATTCGCGAGTACGAACAGAACAAAGCAGGCTCCTGA
- a CDS encoding M61 family metallopeptidase, with product MTPHCFARRIRQSFVVSVLMTLAALSSLATPTRADGPTVHYHVSLNKPQTQTCLITMQIRGIDTDTIDVIMPTWRPGRYEILDFAGTVRSFKAVGGVDTYDYKQLKYSKIRKSAWRIETNGAKEITVWYEIYANSLNTRTRHIDASHAFLSGSAVFMMAPDARDNPCTVYFDMPETWKIATGLEADRSKSNQVKAANYDVLVDSPIELGTFDLIEFEVLDTPHQLAIWSDEPGEPEYDREELIEDFTKIVEHAHDIFGSFPYSRYIFLLHVGNGIGGGTEHLNSTIMQTSHGFSRGNRYNGFLGLVSHEFFHTWNVKQFRPAGITPYDYEKENYTTQLWIAEGTTSYYDDLMLVRAGLIDTSEYFRRIVGGHNYVLNRPGAKVQSLAESSYDAWIKFNASWPDSANTTVSFYTKGAMVSLLLDMEIRASTGNAKSLDDVMHTMYERFPQPGPGYTEADFQGVVEHIAGKPMDSFFEVFVNGTTDLPLVEALQNVGLELARSSDRVEAYVGINANESNGTWKVSSVASDGPAFDAGIVVDDEIVAVNNKRVSGSVNDAIDDLEPGDDVVVTMFRHGELVHVTFPAGSRNTGRWEIKRMNNPTASQVAMYEDWLKLDWPNKPDADTDNDDDQPE from the coding sequence ATGACACCACACTGTTTCGCACGCAGAATACGCCAGTCGTTCGTCGTGTCAGTTCTCATGACTTTGGCTGCGCTATCCAGTCTCGCAACGCCTACTCGCGCCGACGGCCCCACCGTCCATTACCACGTTTCACTCAATAAGCCGCAGACGCAGACGTGCCTGATAACCATGCAGATCCGAGGCATCGATACCGACACGATCGACGTCATCATGCCGACGTGGAGGCCAGGCAGGTACGAGATTCTGGACTTTGCAGGCACTGTCCGCTCCTTCAAGGCAGTGGGCGGCGTAGACACGTACGACTACAAGCAGTTGAAGTACAGCAAAATTCGCAAGAGTGCGTGGCGGATTGAGACGAACGGTGCAAAGGAGATCACCGTCTGGTACGAGATCTATGCGAACAGTCTCAACACCCGAACCCGGCACATTGATGCATCACACGCGTTCCTTTCGGGGTCAGCCGTGTTCATGATGGCTCCCGACGCACGCGACAACCCGTGTACAGTGTACTTTGACATGCCTGAGACCTGGAAGATTGCAACCGGACTCGAAGCGGATAGATCCAAATCAAACCAAGTCAAGGCAGCGAACTATGACGTGCTCGTAGATTCACCGATCGAACTCGGCACGTTTGATCTCATCGAGTTCGAGGTGCTTGACACACCACATCAGCTTGCGATCTGGTCGGATGAGCCCGGCGAGCCGGAATACGACCGCGAGGAGTTGATCGAGGACTTCACAAAGATTGTCGAGCACGCGCACGACATCTTCGGTTCATTCCCCTACAGCCGGTACATCTTCCTGCTGCACGTTGGTAACGGCATCGGTGGCGGGACCGAGCATCTGAACTCGACCATCATGCAGACTTCACACGGGTTCTCGCGAGGGAACCGGTATAACGGTTTTCTAGGGCTTGTCAGCCATGAGTTCTTCCACACGTGGAACGTCAAGCAGTTCCGGCCCGCGGGTATTACACCGTACGACTATGAGAAAGAGAACTACACGACACAGCTCTGGATTGCCGAGGGGACGACAAGTTATTACGACGACCTCATGCTCGTTCGCGCCGGATTGATTGATACAAGCGAGTATTTCCGGCGGATCGTCGGTGGTCATAACTACGTGCTCAATCGCCCCGGTGCAAAGGTGCAGAGCCTCGCAGAATCGAGCTATGACGCGTGGATCAAGTTCAACGCATCCTGGCCTGACTCTGCCAACACCACCGTGTCGTTCTATACGAAGGGCGCAATGGTGAGCCTGCTACTGGACATGGAAATCCGTGCTAGCACCGGCAACGCGAAATCACTTGACGATGTCATGCACACCATGTATGAGAGGTTCCCTCAGCCGGGTCCGGGGTATACAGAAGCTGATTTTCAGGGTGTTGTCGAGCATATCGCTGGCAAGCCAATGGACAGCTTCTTTGAAGTTTTCGTCAACGGCACGACTGATCTTCCGCTGGTTGAAGCATTGCAGAATGTTGGGCTTGAGCTTGCACGGTCAAGCGATCGTGTTGAGGCGTATGTTGGCATTAACGCGAACGAATCCAACGGAACATGGAAGGTATCGTCTGTTGCATCTGATGGACCAGCATTTGATGCTGGCATCGTCGTGGATGACGAGATTGTTGCAGTCAATAACAAACGCGTATCGGGCAGTGTCAACGATGCGATTGACGACCTCGAACCCGGTGACGATGTTGTGGTGACAATGTTCCGTCACGGCGAACTGGTGCATGTCACGTTTCCTGCAGGATCCCGCAACACGGGTCGCTGGGAAATCAAACGGATGAATAATCCTACTGCATCACAGGTTGCAATGTACGAGGACTGGTTGAAACTCGACTGGCCCAACAAACCCGATGCTGACACGGACAACGACGATGACCAACCAGAGTAA
- a CDS encoding BtpA/SgcQ family protein, producing the protein MVHVHATPGSPHATMPVDQIVDRAVQDAKAIRDAGFNAIAIENMHDRPYLNIHTPVVTAVMTRVAFAIREVIGDMPLGVQVLSRGEKEAMAVCLAAGGSFIRCENFAYAHIADEGLMIEASAGDLLRYRKSVGAENIQIFADVKKKHACHAITSDLSLAEAAHGMEFFGADGIIVTGAATGKQTNVSDIQEARNAVDVPVLVGSGATPETLGALFEHADGVIVGSWIKRDGFWENDVDEARAREMVRARDALR; encoded by the coding sequence ATGGTGCACGTCCACGCAACGCCGGGCTCGCCGCACGCGACGATGCCGGTCGATCAGATTGTCGATCGTGCGGTTCAGGACGCGAAAGCGATACGCGATGCGGGGTTCAATGCGATCGCGATCGAGAACATGCACGATCGTCCGTATCTGAACATCCACACGCCGGTTGTCACCGCGGTCATGACGCGTGTGGCGTTCGCGATTAGGGAAGTGATTGGCGATATGCCGCTGGGTGTGCAGGTGCTCTCGCGTGGGGAGAAGGAGGCGATGGCTGTCTGCCTCGCTGCTGGCGGGTCGTTTATCCGTTGCGAGAACTTCGCGTATGCGCACATCGCCGACGAGGGATTGATGATTGAAGCGAGCGCGGGTGATCTGCTTCGCTATAGAAAATCGGTCGGGGCAGAAAACATTCAGATCTTCGCCGATGTGAAGAAGAAACACGCGTGCCACGCGATCACGAGCGATCTGTCTCTCGCAGAAGCTGCGCACGGGATGGAGTTCTTCGGCGCAGACGGGATTATTGTGACCGGCGCTGCGACCGGAAAACAGACCAACGTGAGCGATATTCAGGAAGCACGAAATGCAGTCGATGTGCCGGTGCTCGTTGGTTCCGGCGCAACACCTGAAACACTCGGTGCACTGTTTGAGCACGCGGACGGTGTTATCGTTGGATCGTGGATCAAACGCGACGGGTTCTGGGAAAACGATGTCGATGAAGCCCGCGCACGCGAGATGGTCAGAGCACGCGACGCACTGCGGTAG
- the yidD gene encoding membrane protein insertion efficiency factor YidD, with product MKTRGFSRLPAWSSLSSQGKRHVVLSFPLLVIIWMYQSSLSFVVGGQCRFRPTCSRYSFRALCDYGPVRGSMLSARRILSCRPGGRSGYDPVPVPKDA from the coding sequence ATGAAAACGAGAGGATTCTCACGACTTCCCGCGTGGTCGTCGCTCTCATCTCAAGGAAAACGCCACGTTGTGTTGAGCTTCCCACTCCTGGTCATTATCTGGATGTACCAGAGCAGTCTGTCATTCGTTGTGGGTGGACAGTGCCGGTTCCGCCCAACGTGCAGCAGGTACTCATTCCGCGCCTTGTGCGACTACGGGCCTGTCAGGGGGAGCATGCTCTCAGCGCGTCGCATCCTCAGTTGCAGACCCGGCGGCAGGAGCGGGTACGACCCCGTGCCGGTGCCGAAGGACGCGTGA
- the rnpA gene encoding ribonuclease P protein component codes for MNTVDHNQLKQHADEPRSFVFRARHRLSRNRDYQHVFASRARKPHGAIVVFAAPNTLDHHRLGLSVGRRVGNAVKRNRIKRLLREVFRHEHASIPLNTNGTGYDFIVQVRQHELQRINGYRESFTRAANALHALWNKRLRTEDDS; via the coding sequence ATGAACACAGTCGACCACAACCAGTTAAAACAACACGCGGATGAACCTCGCTCGTTCGTGTTTCGTGCCCGGCATCGATTGTCGCGCAACCGGGACTATCAGCATGTGTTCGCGTCACGCGCACGCAAGCCGCACGGCGCGATCGTTGTATTCGCTGCACCGAATACGCTCGACCATCACAGATTGGGATTATCTGTAGGCAGGCGCGTTGGGAACGCTGTGAAACGCAACCGCATCAAGCGCCTGCTGCGGGAAGTGTTCCGCCACGAGCATGCGTCGATTCCACTGAATACAAACGGAACCGGGTACGACTTCATCGTGCAGGTGCGCCAGCACGAGTTGCAGCGCATCAACGGATATCGCGAGTCGTTCACCAGAGCAGCAAACGCATTGCACGCACTCTGGAACAAGCGTCTCCGCACAGAGGATGACTCGTAA
- a CDS encoding M20/M25/M40 family metallo-hydrolase, which yields MTASATSHATGVLDWLAANEQASVARLIDWLKIDSISTDPAYREPCKRAAEWAADHLRASGFDAKLMPTGTTDKPGHPIVLATTPAVHDANAKGPHILFYGHYDVQPVDPIELWESPPFEPVIKKADTECPDDRIIARGAVDDKGQVATFLEAMRAWKEVSGETAGGLKITVLLEGEEESGSVNLERFVRENAEMLKQTDVCLISDTGMLGRGKPAITYGVRGLSYTEVVLHGPNQDLHSGLWGGRVANPITELVRVLAQLHDENRHITIPNFYNGVRTLTQQERDNWAKLGHDQDAALKGIGMPPQGDIGEAGFSAIEREWARPTAEINGIIGGYTGKGAKTVIPSHASAKVSFRLVDDQDPAKITQAFFAWLDQRTPSGCRWEKIDHSGGLPATVATDSPLLAATMRALKAASNTEPALIKSGGSIPVAGLLKQTLGLETIFMGFGLDDDRVHSPNEKFELGCFRLGCRSHAMLVNELLAMQ from the coding sequence ATGACCGCATCCGCAACATCCCATGCAACAGGCGTACTCGACTGGCTTGCAGCAAACGAGCAGGCCTCTGTGGCACGCCTCATTGACTGGTTGAAGATCGACTCAATCAGTACAGACCCCGCGTATCGCGAGCCCTGCAAGCGCGCAGCGGAATGGGCTGCCGACCATCTTCGCGCAAGCGGATTTGACGCGAAGCTCATGCCCACCGGCACGACCGACAAACCAGGACACCCGATCGTCCTCGCAACCACGCCAGCAGTGCATGACGCAAACGCGAAGGGCCCGCACATTCTGTTCTATGGTCACTACGACGTGCAGCCGGTCGATCCGATCGAGTTGTGGGAGTCGCCACCATTCGAGCCCGTCATAAAGAAGGCTGATACCGAGTGCCCGGACGATCGCATCATCGCGCGCGGCGCGGTCGATGACAAGGGTCAGGTCGCAACATTCCTCGAAGCGATGCGCGCGTGGAAAGAGGTTTCGGGTGAAACCGCTGGTGGTTTGAAGATCACCGTGCTGCTGGAGGGCGAGGAGGAATCGGGCTCGGTCAATCTCGAACGATTTGTGCGCGAGAATGCGGAGATGCTCAAGCAGACAGACGTGTGCCTGATTTCCGACACAGGCATGCTCGGACGCGGCAAGCCCGCAATCACCTACGGCGTGCGCGGTTTGTCGTACACAGAAGTCGTCCTGCATGGACCGAATCAGGATCTCCACTCCGGGCTCTGGGGCGGGCGCGTCGCAAACCCGATCACCGAGCTTGTGCGCGTGCTTGCACAGCTCCACGATGAGAACCGGCACATCACCATTCCCAACTTCTACAACGGTGTGCGCACGCTCACACAGCAGGAGCGTGACAACTGGGCAAAGCTTGGACACGATCAGGATGCTGCACTGAAAGGCATCGGCATGCCACCACAGGGCGATATCGGCGAAGCTGGTTTCAGCGCGATCGAGCGCGAATGGGCACGTCCCACCGCTGAGATCAACGGCATCATTGGCGGGTACACGGGCAAGGGTGCCAAGACCGTGATCCCATCGCACGCGAGCGCCAAGGTCTCATTCCGACTCGTCGACGATCAGGACCCGGCGAAGATCACACAAGCATTCTTTGCATGGCTCGATCAGCGCACGCCATCCGGGTGCCGATGGGAGAAGATCGATCATTCGGGCGGTTTGCCCGCAACCGTCGCAACGGATTCACCTCTGCTTGCTGCAACAATGCGTGCGCTCAAAGCAGCAAGCAACACCGAGCCTGCGCTCATCAAGTCCGGTGGATCCATCCCGGTCGCGGGCCTGCTCAAGCAGACACTCGGGCTCGAAACGATTTTCATGGGGTTCGGTCTCGATGACGATCGCGTGCACTCACCGAACGAGAAGTTCGAACTCGGATGCTTCAGACTCGGGTGTCGGTCGCACGCGATGCTGGTGAACGAACTCCTCGCAATGCAATGA